GACCGTCACGCGACCCTGCGCGTTACGGCCGCCCTTGGAGTGCAGCGGGCGGACCAGAGACTTCTCCGGGGTGTCCCGGGTGATCTCGACGAAGTCGGCAACGCTGGCGCCGCGGCGACCGGGGGTCGTCGGCTTGTACTTGCGAATGCCCATGGCTTTGAGATTCCTCTAATTCCTCGGACCGGCCTTAGGAGACCGGACCCCCGAAGATGTCGATGCGGCTCTTCTTGCTGGCGTCGTTCGGCTGAGGGTCGACCGACACGATGGCGCGCTTGGTGGAGGCCCGGTGGCCGTAGGTGCCGACCCGGGTCCGCTTCCGCTTGCCCTTGCGGTTGATCGTGTTCACAGCCGTCACCTCGACGTCGAAGAGCAGCTCGACCGCGTCGCGGATCTGCTCCTTGTTCGCGTCCGGGTGCACGATGAACGTGTACTTGTTCTCGTCGAGCAGCGCGTAGCTCTTCTCCGAGACGACCGGCTTGATCAGCAGGTCGCGGGCGAGAACGTAACGGTCCTTGGCAGCCATCAGGCCTCGCTCCCTTCGGTGTCGGCCGAGGCCTTCTTCGGGCCGGCGACGAAGGCGTCGAAACCGGCCTGAGTGAAGATCACGTCGTCGCTGACCAGCACGTCGTACGTGTTCAGCTGGTCGGCGTGCAGCAGGTGCACCTCGGGGAGGTTGCGCAGCGAGAGCCACGCGTTGGTCTCTTCGCGGCCGAGCACCACGAGCACGTTGCGGCGCTCGGTGACGGCGGCGATCGCGGTCTTGGCGGCCTTGGTCGAAGGCACGTCCGCGGCGAACGCGTCGACGACGTGCAGCCGGCCGTTGCGGGCGCGGTCCGAGAGGGCGCAGCGCAGGGCCGCGGCCTTCATCTTCTTCGGCGTCCGCTGCGCGTAGTCACGCGGCTTGGGGCCGTGCACGACGCCACCGCCGGCGAACTGCGGCGCGCGGGTCGAGCCCTGACGGGCGCGGCCGGTGCCCTTCTGCCGGTACGGCTTCTTGCCGCCACCACGGACTTCGCCGCGGCGCTTGGTGCTGTGCGTGCCCTGGCGAGCCGCCGCGAGCTGGGCGACCACGACCTGGTGCACCAGCGGGACGTTCACCTGGACGTCGAAGATCTCCGCGGGGAGGTCGACGGTAACAGTGGTAGTCATCTCTCTCAGCCCTTCGCCGCCGTCTTGACGAGCACGAGGCCGCCGTTGGGGCCGGGAACGGCACCCTTGATCAGCAGCAGGCCCTTCTCGGCGTCGATCGCGTGGACGGTCAGGTTCTGCACGGTGACCCGCTCGTTGCCCATCCGGCCGGCCATCCGCACGCCCTTGAAGACGCGACCGGGGGTCGCGCAGGCGCCGATGGAACCGGGCGAACGGTGCTTGCGCTGCACACCGTGTCCGGCGCCCAGACCCTTGAAGTTGTGGCGCTTCATGACACCGGCGAAGCCTTTGCCCTTGGAAGTGCCCATCACGTCGATCTTCTGGCCCGAGGCGAAGACCTCGGCGGTGATCTCCTGGCCGGCGGTGTACTCGCCGGCGTCCGAGGTGCGGATCTCCACGAGGTGCCGGCGCGGGGTCACGCCGTGCTTCTCGAAGTGGCCCTTCTCCGGCTTGTTGACCTTGCGCGGGTCGATCTCGCCGAAGGCGAGCTGGACCGCGGCGTAGCCGTCCTTCTCGATGCTGCGCACCTGGGTCACGACGCACGGCCCGGCCTTGACCACGGTCACCGGGACGACCCGGTTGTCCGCGTCCCAGACCTGGGTCATGCCGAGCTTCTCACCCAGGACGCCCTTGATCTGCTTGTCCATGATCCTAAGCGTCCTTACAGCTTGATCTCGATGTCGACACCGGCCGGCAGGTCGAGCCGCATGAGCGAGTCGACCGTCTTGGGCGTGGGGTCGAGGATGTCGATGAGCCGCTTGTGCGTCCGCATCTCGAAGTGCTCGCGCGAGTCCTTGTACTTGTGCGGCGAGCGGATGACGCAGTACACGTTCTTCTCAGTCGGCAGCGGCACCGGGCCCGCGACCTGGGCGCCAGTCCGGCTCACCGTCTCGACGATCTTGCGCGCCGAAGAGTCGATGACCTCGTGGTCGTAGGCCTTGAGCCTGATGCGGATCTTCTGTCCCGCCATGGCTGCGTAGTTTCCTTCTTCTCGTTAACCTCTGCGGCCTCTCCGGCGGTCCAGCGGACCGACAGGGAAGCCCTGCTGTCTTTCGACCGCACGCGGGGGGCCGCATGAGATCTTCAGGCCGTCATCCACCGGGCGGGCGCCCGACGGACCGTACCCGGCGGTAGGTCTTGTCCGGATTTCTCCGACCCACGCGGTCGGGCGTGTCGCATTGCGGCCGCACGCCTTCCCGCAGGCAGGCGCCAACCTGCCGGTCACTATCACTCGATGAGGACGGTGATGCGGGTCCGGAGAGGCATCCGGCGGCCCACGCCTCCGGATAACAGGGGGCGGCCGCGCGGACGGGCGCGCCGGGGGGCCGGCGCGACTCCGGGGGTACCCGGAACAGGGCATGCCTGCTCCGAGCAACTACAACAGTGTGCCGTATTTCGGCGATCGATACCAAATCCACCCCGCGGTCCGGCGGCGCCGCGGCGCGAGGGGCCGAAGGCCGAGGCCGGCCGGGCGCCGTACCCGCCGTCCGCGCTCACGTCAACGGCTTCTGATACAGAGTTCATATAGTCTGCGACCATGTCCATAAGCTCAGAGCGGCGGTCCCGCGGGGTCCTCGCCGGTGTCTGCCTGGTCGCGGTCGCGCTCGCCACCGTCTTCGCCGTCAACAGCGGTTCGACCCAGGCGAACTCGGCGAATCCGGCGATCGCCGCTGGTTCCGCCGCTACCGGTTCGACGGGCCATCAGCTGCACTTCGGCG
This genomic window from Actinospica robiniae DSM 44927 contains:
- the rplW gene encoding 50S ribosomal protein L23, which encodes MAAKDRYVLARDLLIKPVVSEKSYALLDENKYTFIVHPDANKEQIRDAVELLFDVEVTAVNTINRKGKRKRTRVGTYGHRASTKRAIVSVDPQPNDASKKSRIDIFGGPVS
- the rplD gene encoding 50S ribosomal protein L4 translates to MTTTVTVDLPAEIFDVQVNVPLVHQVVVAQLAAARQGTHSTKRRGEVRGGGKKPYRQKGTGRARQGSTRAPQFAGGGVVHGPKPRDYAQRTPKKMKAAALRCALSDRARNGRLHVVDAFAADVPSTKAAKTAIAAVTERRNVLVVLGREETNAWLSLRNLPEVHLLHADQLNTYDVLVSDDVIFTQAGFDAFVAGPKKASADTEGSEA
- the rplC gene encoding 50S ribosomal protein L3; translated protein: MDKQIKGVLGEKLGMTQVWDADNRVVPVTVVKAGPCVVTQVRSIEKDGYAAVQLAFGEIDPRKVNKPEKGHFEKHGVTPRRHLVEIRTSDAGEYTAGQEITAEVFASGQKIDVMGTSKGKGFAGVMKRHNFKGLGAGHGVQRKHRSPGSIGACATPGRVFKGVRMAGRMGNERVTVQNLTVHAIDAEKGLLLIKGAVPGPNGGLVLVKTAAKG
- the rpsJ gene encoding 30S ribosomal protein S10, yielding MAGQKIRIRLKAYDHEVIDSSARKIVETVSRTGAQVAGPVPLPTEKNVYCVIRSPHKYKDSREHFEMRTHKRLIDILDPTPKTVDSLMRLDLPAGVDIEIKL